TTACTCAGTAAAGACATGGTGAATCACTCGCTGATACATGGATGACAAATTGTCCTTTACCTTAACTACCAACTGCCAGAGGCCCCTCCGCCGCCAAAGCTGCCGCCGCCACCGCCGAAACCTGCGCCGCCACCTGATCGGGAACCACCTGCTCCGAAACCGCCAGCACCGCCGATAAAACCACCTCCGCCACCAAAACGCCCACCACCGCCCCAACGCATATTGATAAAGATGAAAGCCAAAAACAGTCCCACATACAAAAAGTCACGGGGCACGTCGCTGGAGTCGTTCTCCCCGGCCAGATCTGCAGCAGGCTCCGCCAACGGGTTGCCGCCCAACACCTGAATCATCGCCTCAGTCCCTTGGCTGATCCCGCCAGAGAAGTTACCGGCCTTGAACGCCGGGGTGATGATCTGATTGACGATCACAGAAGACTGAGCATCGGTCAGACGGTCCTCAAGTCCATAGCCAACCTCGATCCGAACCTTATGATCATCGCGGGCCACAATCAGCAGCGCACCATTGTCTTTGTCTTTTTGCCCCACGCCCCATGCCCGCCCCAGCTGATAGCCGTAATCCTCAATGCTGGTGCCTTGCAGATTAGGCAATGTAACCACCACCACCTGCTCACCGGTGGTTTGTTCATGGGCTTGGAGCATTTGCGTCAGCTGTGCTTTGGTTTGCCCGTCGATCAGTTGAGCGCTGTCGACCACTCGTCCAGTCAAAGACGGAAACACCAGTGCGGCGGACGCAACCGTGGTGCATGCCAATAGCAGCCCAAGCGCAATAAGCCGCAAGGCGCGCATCAGAATTTCACTTCCGGGGATTTGTCAGCGCCTTCGGTAGTGGCGTCGAAGTTGGGGCGAATCGGCAAATCACTGTAAATCACGCTGTGCCAAAGACGGCCAGGGAACGTGCGAATTTCAGTGTTATAGCGCTCGACCGAGGCAATAAAATCTTTGCGCGCTACGCTTATTCTGTTTTCAGTACCTTCCAGTTGCGACTGTAGCGCCAGGAAGTTCTGGTTGGATTTAAGGTCCGGGTAACGCTCCGACACCACCATCAATCGACTAAGCGCACTGGTCAGTTGACCTTGAGCCTGCTGGAATTGCTTTAGCTTTTCCGGGTCGTTCAAGCTGCTGGCGTTAATCTGAATAGACGTGGCCTTGGCCCGCGCTTCAATCACGGCGGTTAACGTCGTCTGCTCCTGTTTGGCGTAGCCCTTAACGGTTTCCACCAGATTGGGAATCAGGTCGGCACGCCGCTGATATTGATTCTGCACCTGAGCCCACGCGGCCTTAACCTGCTCGTCATAGGTTGGGATGTTGTTGATACCGCAACCCGCGAGCAACGTGCTCAGCAGCATCAGCGCCGTCATGGACCAACTGAAGCCGTAGCCCCGTGGTGTTTGCATGTTCTTTGCTCCCTTGAAATACTTTTAATTGCGGCCTGCAGAGTGACTTTAGCTAAAACCATCGATCCCCGGCATAATCCGCGAGCAACACTGGATTGCTGACGCGCAATACGCTAAAACTTGCTGCGCTAAAGATGCTCTGCGCGACAAAGAGTTCAGCGGCGGCCCATCGCCCTGATCGACAATATGCGCAACAGACTCAATTACCAAATTTTTGGCTGACCAGTACTTACGTGAGTTGCTGAAGAACGCCTTGAGAAATCATTCATGAATAAGCTGTGTTTGCTGGGCCTTATTGTCGGCCTGGCCAGTCACTCGGTTATGGCCGAGACCAGTACTGCTGTGCTGGCTAACAAAAACGCGTTCATTTCTAATCTGATGAAGCAAATGACCCTCGAAGAAAAAATCGGGCAATTGCGATTGATCAGCATCGGGCCTGAAATGCCTCAGCCACAAATCCTCAAAGAAATTGCTGCTGGCAGAATTGGCGGCACGTTCAACTCCATCACTCGCTCAGAAAACCGCCCGTTGCAACAGGCCGCAGTGGTTAACAGCCGCCTGAAGATCCCGATGTTTTTCGCCTACGACGTTGTCCACGGTCAT
The nucleotide sequence above comes from Pseudomonas sp. AB6. Encoded proteins:
- a CDS encoding TPM domain-containing protein, with the translated sequence MRALRLIALGLLLACTTVASAALVFPSLTGRVVDSAQLIDGQTKAQLTQMLQAHEQTTGEQVVVVTLPNLQGTSIEDYGYQLGRAWGVGQKDKDNGALLIVARDDHKVRIEVGYGLEDRLTDAQSSVIVNQIITPAFKAGNFSGGISQGTEAMIQVLGGNPLAEPAADLAGENDSSDVPRDFLYVGLFLAFIFINMRWGGGGRFGGGGGFIGGAGGFGAGGSRSGGGAGFGGGGGSFGGGGASGSW
- a CDS encoding LemA family protein → MQTPRGYGFSWSMTALMLLSTLLAGCGINNIPTYDEQVKAAWAQVQNQYQRRADLIPNLVETVKGYAKQEQTTLTAVIEARAKATSIQINASSLNDPEKLKQFQQAQGQLTSALSRLMVVSERYPDLKSNQNFLALQSQLEGTENRISVARKDFIASVERYNTEIRTFPGRLWHSVIYSDLPIRPNFDATTEGADKSPEVKF